One part of the Hirundo rustica isolate bHirRus1 chromosome 11, bHirRus1.pri.v3, whole genome shotgun sequence genome encodes these proteins:
- the VPS4A gene encoding vacuolar protein sorting-associated protein 4A gives MTTSTLQKAIDLVTKATEEDKAKNYEEALRLYQHAVEYFLHAIKYEAHSDKAKESIRAKCMQYLDRAEKLKEYLRSKDRHGKRPVREAQNDNKGSDSDSEGENPEKKKLQEQLMGAIMMEKPNVRWSDVAGLEGAKEALKEAVILPIKFPHLFTGKRTPWRGILLFGPPGTGKSYLAKAVATEANNSTFFSVSSSDLTSKWLGESEKLVKNLFELARQHKPSIIFIDEVDSLCGSRNENESEAARRIKTEFLVQMQGVGNSSDGILVLGATNIPWVLDSAIRRRFEKRIYIPLPEEMARAQMFRLHLGNTPHSLTDADIQELARKTDGYSGADISIIVRDALMQPVRKVQSATHFKKVRGPSRTSPGTLVDDLLTPCSPGDPGATEMTWMEVPSDKLMEPTVCMSDMLRSLATTRPTVNVEDLLKVKKFTEDFGQEG, from the exons ATGACAACGTCCACCCTGCAG AAAGCCATCGACCTGGTCACCAAAGCCACCGAGGAGGACAAGGCCAAGAACTACGAGGAGGCACTGCGGCTGTACCAGCACGCCGTGGAGTACTTCCTGCATGCCATCAAAT ATGAGGCTCACAGCGACAAGGCCAAGGAGAGCATCCGAGCCAAGTGCATGCAGTACCTGGACCGGGCAGAGAAGCTGAAGGAGTACCTGCGGAGCAAGGACAGGCACGGCAAGCGGCCTGTCAGAGAGGCACAGAATGACAACAAGGG gagtGACAGTGACAGCGAGGGCGAGAACCCTGAGAAGaagaagctgcaggagcagctgatgg GTGCCATCATGATGGAGAAGCCCAACGTGCGGTGGAGCGATGTGGCCGGGCTGGAGGGAGCCAAGGAAGCCCTGAAGGAGGCCGTGATCCTGCCCATCAAGTTCCCACACCTGTTCACAG GGAAGCGCACGCCCTGGCGCGGGATCCTGCTCTTTGGGCCGCCTGGCACCGGCAAGTCCTACCTGGCCAAGGCCGTGGCCACCGAGGCCAACAACTCCACCTTCTTCTCTGTGTCATCCTCTGACCTGACGTCCAAGTGGCTGGGGGAGAGTGAGAA GCTGGTGAAGAACCTGTTTGAGCTGGCGAGGCAGCACAAGCCCTCCATCATCTTCATCGATGAGGTGGACTCGCTGTGTGGCTCCCGCAACGAGAACGAGAGCGAGGCGGCCCGGCGCATCAAGACTGAGTTCCTGGTGCAGATGCAAG GTGTGGGAAACAGCAGCGACGGGATCCTGGTGCTGGGTGCCACCAACATCCCCTGGGTGCTGGATTCAGCCATCAGGAGAAG GTTCGAGAAGAGGATCTACATCCCCTTGCCCGAGGAGATGGCGCGGGCCCAGATGTTCCGGCTGCACCTGGGGAACACCCCGCACTCCCTGACGGACGCCGACATCCAGGAGCTCGCGCGCAAGACCGACGGCTACTCGGGGGCCGACATCAGCATCATCGTGCGCGACGCCCTGATGCAGCCCGTGCGCAAGGTGCAGTCGGCCACGCACTTCAAGAAG GTCCGTGGCCCCTCCCGCACCAGCCCCGGTACCCTCGTGGATGATCTCCTGACGCCGTGCTCGCCCGGGGACCCTGGGGCCACCGAGATGACCTGGATGGAAGTGCCCAGTGACAAGCTGATGGAGCCCACTGTCTGCATG TCAGACATGCTGCGCTCGCTGGCCACCACCCGCCCCACCGTCAACGTCGAGGATCTCCTCAAAGTGAAGAAATTCACGGAGGACTTTGGACAGGAAGGTTGA
- the SNTB2 gene encoding beta-2-syntrophin isoform X2, producing the protein MREVTPYIKKPSLVSDLPWEGAAPQSPSLSGSEDSGSPQHQGPRDRKVIPLKMCFAARNLSMPDLENRLIELHSPDSRNTLVLRCRDTATAHAWFSALHANITALLPQVLAELNATLGSGSPTAGGREVKHIAWLAEQVRLDGGRQQWRPVLMAVTEKDLLLYDGMPWTRDAWASPCHSYPLVATRLVHSGSGRRSPALGSELTFATRTGSRQGVEMHVFRVETHRDLSAWTRVLVQGCHAAAELIKEVTVGCTLGGQEVQLSIHYEGGFTISRDEPGASVLFRYPYERLKMSADDGIRMLYLDFGGPEGELALDLHSCPKPIVFVLHTFLSAKVTRMGLLA; encoded by the exons ATGCGGGAGGTGACCCCCTACATCAAGAAGCCGTCGCTGGTGTCAGACCTGCCGTGGGAGGGGGCGGCCCCGCAGTCCCCCAGCCTGAGTGGCAGCGAGGACTCGGGGTCCCCCCAGCACCAGGGCCCCCGTGACCGCAAGGTGATCCCCCTCAAGATGTGCTTCGCCGCCCGGAACCTCAGCATGCCCGACCTGGAGAACAG GCTGATCGAGCTGCACTCGCCGGACAGCCGGAACACGCTGGTGCTGCGGTGCCGGGACACGGCCACGGCCCACGCCTGGTTCAGTGCCCTGCACGCCAACATCACCGCGCTGCTGCCACAGGTCCTGGCTGAGCTCAACGCCAcgctgggctctggcagccccACGGCTGGCGGCCGGGAGGTGAAGCACATCGCCTGGCTGGCCGAGCAG GTGCGCCTGGACGGCGGGCGGCAGCAGTGGCGGCCGGTGCTCATGGCAGTGACAGAGAAGGACCTGCTGCTCTACGATGGGATGCCCTGGACCAGGGACGCCTGGGCCTCGCCCTGCCACAGCTACCCGCTGGTGGCCACCag GCTGGTGCACTCGGGCTCCGGGCGCCGCTCGCCCGCGCTGGGCTCGGAGCTGACGTTCGCCACGCGGACGGGCTCTCGCCAGGGCGTGGAGATGCACGTTTTCCGCGTGGAGACCCACCGGGACCTGTCCGCGTGGACGCGCGTCCTGGTGCAGGGCTGCCACGCCGCCGCCGAGCTGATCAAGGAGGTGACCGTGG GCTGCACGCTGGGCGGGCAGGAGGTCCAGCTGTCCATCCACTACGAGGGCGGGTTCACCATCTCCCGGGACGAGCCAGGCGCCAGCGTCCTCTTCCGCTACCCCTACGAGCGGCTCAAGATGTCTGCGGATGACGGCATCAGGATGCTCTACCTGGATTTCGGGGGCCCTGAGGGGGAGCTG GCGCTGGACCTGCACTCCTGCCCCAAGCCCATCGTCTTTGTCCTGCACACCTTCCTCTCGGCCAAAGTCACCCGCATGGGGCTGCTGGCATAG
- the COG8 gene encoding conserved oligomeric Golgi complex subunit 8 yields the protein MAAAAEEARLLAWLRGPAAPGGPELAAYVSELAALGLAELGREPARLAAERARVGAETRRLAFEHYRAFIRSAECTGRAGRGFGGIESRLGSLLERLPALQDACRTFMRDAEAIACSRRMNSLTLNRHTEILEILEIPQLMDTCVRNGYYEEALELTAYVRRLERKHSSIPVIQGIVEEVRQSAQLMLNQLIQQLRTNIPLPACLRVIGFLRRMDVLTEAELRVKFLQARDAWLRSIQASIPDHDPYLHITKTIEACRVHLFDIVTQYRAIFSDEEPLVPAEGAAPGEGAIFHGWVLQKVSEFLRTLQRDLDRGVGGRLDSLLGQCMYFGLSFSRVGVDFRGQLAPLFQRVAADAFGKAVEEAVEKFREEMNSYTLISAPAVLGGSAGVPVPAAQPGTLQPPMVLLDFPPLACFLNGLLVAFNDLRLCCPIALAQDVTACLDSALAEVTKTILAFHRAEEAAFSGREQELFTQFCTAFLEDLLPYLNRCLQVLFPPAQIAQALGVPPTQLQRFGRLGRIDVAALREPLAFLLPPAPGEEEPSRDSAPDPEGERAAVPAEPPQSRSGEAALAAEAVASG from the exons ATGGCGGCGGCAGCGGAGGAGGCGCGGCTGCTGGCCTGGCTGCGCGGCCCGGCGGCGCCCGGCGGCCCCGAGCTCGCCGCTTATGTGTCGGAGCTGGCGGCGCTGGGGCTGGCGGAGCTGGGCCGGGAGCCGGCGCGCTTGGCGGCGGAGCGGGCCCGGGTCGGGGCCGAGACGCGCCGCCTCGCCTTCGAGCACTACCGAGCCTTCATCCGCTCCGCCGAGTGCACCGGCCGCGCCGGCCGCGGCTTCGGCGGCATCGAGAGCCGCCTCGGCAGCCTGCTGGAGCGGCTGCCCGCGCTGCAGGACGCCTGCCG GACCTTCATGCGCGATGCCGAGGCCATCGCCTGCAGCCGGCGCATGAACAGCCTGACCCTGAACCGGCACACGGAGATCCTGGAGATCCTGGAGATCCCGCAGCTCATGGACACCTGCGTCCGTAATGGCTACTACGAGGAGGCGCTGGAGCTCACGGCCTATGTGCGCAGGCTGGAGAGGAAGCACAGCAGCATCCCCGTTATCCAG GGCATCGTGGAGGAGGTGCGCCAGTCCGCCCAGCTGATGCTGAACCAGCTCATCCAGCAGCTGCGCACCAACATCCCTCTGCCCGCCTGCCTGCGCGTCATCGGCTTCCTGCGCCGCATGGACGTGCTCACCGAGGCCGAGCTGCGCGTCAAGTTCCTGCAGGCGCGGGACGCCTGGCTGCGCTCCATCCAGGCCTCCATCCCCGACCACGACCCCTACCTGCACATCACCAAGACCATCGAGGCCTGCCGGGTGCACCTGTTCGACATCGTCACCCAGTACCGCGCCATCTTCTCGGACGAGGAGCCGCTGGTGCCGGCCGAGGGCGCGGCGCCCGGCGAGGGGGCCATCTTCCACGGCTGGGTGCTGCAGAAGGTCTCCGAGTTCCTGCGCACGCTGCAGCGCGACCTGGACCGCGGGGTGGGCGGCCGGCTGGACTCGCTGCTGGGGCAGTGCATGTACTTCGGGCTGTCCTTCAGCAGGGTGGGCGTGGATTTCCGTGGGCAGCTGGCACCGCTCTTCCAGCGCGTGGCCGCCGATGCCTTCGGGAAGGCGGTGGAGGAGGCGGTGGAGAAGTTCCGGGAGGAGATGAATTCCTACACGCTGATCTCGGCGCCAGCCGTGCTGGGGGGCAGCGCGGGAGTGCCGGTGCCcgcagcccagcctgggacgctgcagccCCCCATGGTGCTGCTGGACTTCCCACCGCTTGCCTGCTTCCTCAACGGGCTCCTCGTTGCCTTCAATGACCTGCGGCTCTGCTGCCCCATCGCCCTGGCACAGGACGTCACCGCCTGCCTGGACAGTGCCCTTGCTGAG GTGACCAAAACCATCCTGGCTTTCCACCGTGCTGAGGAGGCGGCTTTCAGCGGGCGTGAGCAGGAGCTCTTTACCCAGTTTTGCACAGCCTTCCTGGAGGATCTGCTGCCCTACCTGAACCGCTGCCTCCAGGTGCTTTTCCCTCCGGCGCAGATTGCACAGGCACTGG GTGTCCCCCCCACGCAGCTGCAGCGTTTCGGCCGCCTGGGCCGCATCGACGTGGCCGCGCTCCGGGAGCCGCTGGCTTTCCTCCTTCCGCCGGCACCGGGCGAGGAGGAGCCGTCCCGGGACAGCGCCCCGGACCCGGAGGGAGAACGCGCGGCCGTGCCCGCCGAGCCCCCGCAGAGCCGCTCCGGGGAGGCGGCGCTGGCGGCTGAGGCGGTGGCCTCGGGGTAa
- the PDF gene encoding peptide deformylase, mitochondrial, which translates to MAAVLGRAAGRAGPGAVLGRAVPGRAVPGQAVPLPARGCGHAAGWDRRERSYWRALRRRVLGPPAPPFAAPVQVGAPVLRGAAAAVSPERLGGPELRRLAAALAAGLRGRPCLGLSAPQLGVPLRVFAAELPPARCARYPPALRQAHRIEPFPLRVLVNPSLRVLDARLVTAPEGCASIHGFSAYVPRHWAVHVSGVDELGVPVSWEASGWAARIIQHEMDHLDGILYIDRMDTRTFTNVGWMELLD; encoded by the exons ATGGCGGCGGTGCTGGGGCGGGCGGCGggacgggccgggccgggagccgTGCTGGGACGGGCCGTGCCGGGACGGGCCGTGCCGGGACAGGCCGtgccgctcccggcccgcggCTGCGGACACGCGGCGGGCTGGGACCGGCGGGAGCGCTCCTACTGGCGAGCGCTGCGGCGCCGGGTGCTGggcccgcccgcgccgccctTCGCCGCCCCGGTGCAGGTGGGAGCCCCGGTGCtgcgcggcgccgccgccgccgtgtCCCCGGAGCGGCTGGGCGGCCCCGAGCTGCGGCGGCtggcggcggcgctggcggccgggctgcggggccggcCGTGCCTGGGGCTGAGCGCTCCGCAGCTCGGGGTGCCGCTGCGGGTGTTCGCCGCGGAGCTGCCGCCCGCACGCTGCGCCCGCTACCCGCCCGCGCTGCGCCAAGCGCACCGCATCGAGCCCTTCCCGCTCCGCGTCCTCGTCAACCCCTCGCTCCGCGTCCTCGACGCCCGCCTGGTCACCGCCCCCGAGGGCTGCGCCAGCATCCACGGCTTCTCCGCCTACGTCCCGCGGCACTGGGCCGTCCACGTCTCCG GCGTGGACGAGCTCGGGGTGCCGGTGAGCTGGGAGGCGTCGGGCTGGGCCGCCCGGATCATCCAGCACGAGATGGACCACCTGGATGGGATCCTCTACATCGACCGCATGGACACCCGCACCTTCACCAACGTGggctggatggagctgctggactGA
- the NIP7 gene encoding 60S ribosome subunit biogenesis protein NIP7 homolog: protein MRPLTEVETRAVFEKLGKYIGENIQLLVDRPDGTYCFRLHRDRVYYLSEKLLKLAASVPRESLVASGTCFGKFTKSQKFRLSITALDFLAPYAKYKVWVKPGSEQSFLYGNHVLKSGLGRITENTAQYQGVVVYSMADVPLGFGVAAKSTQECRKVDPLAIVVFHQADVGEYVRNEDTLT, encoded by the exons ATGCGGCCCCTCACGGAGGTGGAGACGCGGGCGGTGTTCGAGAAACTCGGGAAATA catcGGCGAGAACATCCAGCTGCTGGTGGACCGGCCCGATGGCACCTACTGCTTCCGCCTGCACCGGGACCGCGTGTACTACCTGAG tgagaagctgctgaagcTGGCGGCCAGCGTCCCCCGGGAGAGCCTGGTGGCCTCGGGCACCTGCTTTGGGAAGTTCACCAAGTCCCAGAAGTTCCGGCTCAGCATCACGGCCCTGGATTTCCTCGCGCCCTATGCCAAG TACAAGGTGTGGGTGAAGCCAGGCTCGGAGCAATCCTTCCTCTACGGTAACCACGTGCTGAAGTCGGGGCTGGGCCGCATCACGGAGAACACGGCGCAGTACCAGGGTGTCGTGGTGTATTCCATGGCCGACGTCCCGCTG GGCTTTGGGGTGGCTGCCAAGTCCACACAGGAGTGCAGGAAGGTGGACCCCTTGGCCATCGTGGTGTTCCACCAAGCCGACGTCGGGGAGTATGTGCGGAACGAGGACACGCTGACGTGA